The following are from one region of the Halodesulfurarchaeum sp. HSR-GB genome:
- a CDS encoding phosphomannomutase, with translation MDLFGTAGIRGRVADEVTPELALQVGQAVGKPDRKFVVGRDGRVTGETLVAALRAGLQSAGASVRTVGIVPTPTLAFASQGRYGIQVTASHNPPADNGIKLFEDGTEFDRQAEQAVSDRVADGSEQAPWDQWGGTERVDALDAYQETVTEYVRGQRLPESHPVDAGAEMDSETPLAGTTIAVDCGNGMGALGTPQLLEVLGANVVTINGTVDGHFPGRPSKPTPETLSEFRDFVAGHRSEFGIAHDGDADRVVLVDGDGEVVHEDTVVAILAEYYVRTSGVADPIVVTTPNASGRIDQRVEAAGGTIERVRLGALHEGIAAASGTVVFAAEPWKHIHPRLGRWIDGIASAGLLSVLITEAGGLEALREPVAERPYRKVSVPCAEDAKEPAMEQLETTLPEAFPAATVSTEYGVRLAFEDGSWTLVRPSGTEPYIRLYAESDEVDDLVTAVRSTIETAISNVSE, from the coding sequence ATGGACCTCTTCGGAACGGCGGGCATTCGGGGCCGAGTCGCCGACGAAGTGACACCGGAGCTCGCGCTTCAGGTCGGACAGGCCGTCGGAAAACCGGACCGGAAGTTCGTGGTGGGCCGTGACGGGCGTGTGACCGGCGAGACGCTGGTCGCGGCACTCCGCGCGGGCTTACAGAGCGCTGGGGCGAGTGTGCGCACGGTCGGCATCGTGCCGACACCCACCCTCGCGTTCGCCTCGCAGGGCCGGTATGGGATCCAGGTGACTGCCTCGCACAACCCGCCGGCGGACAACGGAATCAAGCTGTTCGAGGACGGGACCGAGTTCGATCGCCAGGCCGAGCAGGCGGTCTCGGATCGGGTGGCCGATGGCTCTGAGCAGGCCCCCTGGGACCAGTGGGGCGGGACCGAGCGGGTCGACGCCCTCGACGCGTACCAGGAGACAGTCACCGAGTACGTCCGTGGACAGAGACTCCCCGAATCCCATCCGGTCGACGCTGGAGCCGAGATGGATTCGGAAACGCCGCTTGCGGGGACGACCATCGCCGTGGACTGTGGCAACGGAATGGGAGCACTCGGAACGCCACAGCTCCTCGAAGTCCTCGGTGCGAACGTCGTCACGATCAACGGCACCGTCGACGGCCACTTCCCCGGCCGGCCGAGCAAACCCACTCCGGAGACGTTGAGCGAGTTTCGGGACTTCGTTGCCGGCCACCGTTCGGAATTCGGGATCGCTCACGACGGCGACGCCGACCGGGTGGTCCTGGTCGACGGCGACGGCGAAGTCGTCCACGAGGACACGGTCGTCGCCATCTTGGCGGAGTACTACGTCCGGACGAGCGGGGTTGCGGACCCAATCGTCGTCACGACGCCGAACGCATCAGGGCGCATCGACCAGCGGGTCGAAGCCGCCGGGGGGACAATAGAGCGAGTGCGACTCGGTGCGCTCCACGAGGGTATCGCCGCGGCGTCGGGCACGGTCGTGTTCGCGGCCGAGCCCTGGAAGCACATCCATCCCCGACTTGGCCGGTGGATCGACGGCATCGCGAGTGCCGGCCTGCTCTCGGTGCTGATCACCGAAGCCGGTGGCCTCGAAGCGCTTCGCGAGCCGGTGGCAGAACGCCCTTATCGAAAGGTGAGTGTGCCCTGTGCAGAAGACGCGAAGGAGCCGGCGATGGAACAACTCGAAACCACGCTGCCGGAGGCCTTCCCGGCGGCGACGGTCTCGACGGAATACGGCGTGCGACTCGCCTTCGAGGACGGGTCCTGGACGCTGGTCAGGCCGAGTGGAACCGAACCCTACATTCGACTGTACGCCGAGAGCGACGAGGTCGATGACCTCGTGACGGCAGTCCGGTCCACGATTGAAACGGCCATATCGAACGTGTCCGAGTGA
- a CDS encoding BMP family protein yields the protein MGTFDRRTFLKVAGGIGATSLTALAGCSGGGETDGTTTDGDGGSGDDVTNVGMVYATGGLGDGSFNDQAQSGIMDATEDFNVEYNESQPENTTDFSSHQEQFAQSTDPNYDLVASIGYLQADSLADTAANYPDQQFMIVDETVDADNVASYVFREHEGSYLVGQLAGLLTTREFSAGGGETKPDEKVVGFVGGVEGGLIGKFEAGFTAGVKSIDSEIEVKSGYAGSFTDPSTGTEIADDMYSGGADIVYHAAGNTGTGVFESAQSNGRFAIGVDRDQSITKDGYADVILASMVKRVDTAVYTAVESVVNDAFEAGTNTLGLDDDGVATVYGDQIGSEIPQEIKDQVSSSREEIMAGDIEVPTDPENV from the coding sequence ATGGGTACCTTCGATCGGCGGACGTTTCTCAAGGTGGCCGGTGGCATCGGTGCAACATCCCTGACTGCGCTCGCCGGGTGTTCCGGCGGGGGCGAGACTGACGGGACGACGACTGACGGAGACGGTGGCTCCGGTGACGACGTCACCAACGTCGGGATGGTATACGCCACGGGTGGCCTGGGCGACGGGTCGTTCAACGACCAGGCCCAGTCCGGCATCATGGATGCCACCGAGGACTTCAACGTGGAGTACAACGAGTCCCAGCCGGAGAACACCACCGACTTCTCCTCACATCAGGAGCAGTTCGCCCAGTCGACCGACCCGAACTACGATCTGGTCGCCTCGATCGGCTATCTCCAGGCTGATTCGCTGGCCGACACGGCCGCGAACTACCCCGACCAGCAGTTCATGATCGTCGACGAGACCGTCGACGCAGACAACGTCGCCTCCTATGTCTTCCGGGAGCACGAGGGTTCCTACCTGGTCGGTCAGCTGGCCGGCCTGCTGACTACCCGTGAGTTCAGCGCCGGGGGCGGCGAAACCAAGCCCGACGAGAAGGTCGTCGGCTTCGTGGGCGGTGTCGAGGGCGGCCTCATCGGCAAGTTCGAGGCTGGCTTCACCGCCGGTGTCAAGTCGATCGACAGCGAGATCGAGGTCAAATCCGGGTACGCGGGCTCCTTCACGGACCCCTCGACCGGCACCGAGATCGCGGACGACATGTACAGCGGCGGCGCGGACATCGTCTATCACGCCGCCGGAAACACCGGGACGGGCGTGTTTGAGTCCGCCCAGAGCAACGGCCGCTTTGCGATCGGCGTCGACCGTGACCAGTCGATCACGAAGGACGGCTACGCGGACGTGATCCTCGCGAGCATGGTCAAGCGGGTTGACACGGCCGTCTACACCGCCGTCGAGTCGGTCGTCAACGACGCCTTCGAAGCCGGCACGAACACCCTGGGCCTGGACGACGACGGTGTCGCCACGGTCTACGGCGACCAGATCGGCTCCGAGATCCCCCAGGAGATCAAAGACCAGGTCAGTTCGAGCCGAGAAGAGATCATGGCCGGGGACATCGAGGTCCCGACCGATCCCGAGAACGTCTGA
- a CDS encoding ABC transporter ATP-binding protein: MEPAVRLSGITKRFPGVLANDDVDLSVERGSVHALLGENGAGKTTLMNILYGLYEPTDGIVTVGGEERDFDSPREAIDAGVGMIHQHFMLVDPMTVTENIVLGNEPRKWGGLLVDRDQARQEVRELSDRYGFDVDPDATIEEISVGVRQRVEILKALYRGAEVLIMDEPTAVLTPQEVEDLFAVFEELTEQGKTIIFITHKLGEAMEAADEITVLRDGQNVGTVEADNADRESLARMMVGREVLMEVEKQAANPGPPVLEVSNLDVENDRGVPAVQDLSLAVREGEILGIAGVDGNGQAELVEAISGLRTAESGTIQLSGADITDDSRLERIDAGMAYIPEDRQERGLVMDFQLVENGILGSQHSGRFGPGPRLNWNTARSHAEDIVEEFDVRPGQTDVTAVSLSGGNQQKFIVGREFKRDPRLMLATHPTRGVDVGSTEYIHDRLIDLRADGTGVLLVSSKLDEVQALSDRLAVMYEGELVAVVDPDAVTDEELGLLMAGERPTDFEAADRSVDVEGSV; encoded by the coding sequence ATGGAGCCAGCCGTCCGGTTGTCGGGGATCACCAAGCGGTTTCCCGGGGTCCTCGCGAACGACGACGTCGACCTCTCGGTCGAACGCGGGTCGGTACACGCCCTCCTCGGCGAGAACGGGGCCGGCAAGACGACGCTGATGAACATCCTCTACGGTCTCTACGAGCCCACCGACGGGATTGTCACCGTGGGCGGGGAAGAGCGGGACTTCGACTCGCCCCGCGAGGCCATCGACGCGGGCGTCGGGATGATTCATCAGCACTTCATGCTCGTCGACCCGATGACGGTGACCGAGAATATCGTGCTGGGCAACGAACCCCGGAAGTGGGGCGGACTCCTCGTCGATCGGGACCAGGCTCGCCAGGAGGTCCGTGAGCTGAGCGACCGGTACGGCTTCGACGTCGATCCCGACGCGACGATCGAGGAGATCAGCGTGGGGGTCAGACAACGTGTCGAGATCCTCAAGGCCCTCTACCGGGGTGCGGAAGTGCTGATCATGGACGAACCGACGGCGGTCCTGACCCCACAGGAGGTCGAGGACCTCTTTGCGGTCTTCGAGGAGTTGACCGAGCAGGGCAAGACGATCATCTTCATCACGCACAAGCTCGGCGAGGCCATGGAGGCCGCCGACGAGATCACGGTCCTGCGAGACGGGCAGAACGTCGGAACCGTCGAGGCCGACAATGCGGACCGCGAATCCCTGGCCAGAATGATGGTCGGACGGGAAGTCCTCATGGAGGTCGAAAAGCAGGCTGCGAACCCAGGCCCACCGGTCCTGGAGGTGTCAAACCTCGATGTCGAGAACGACCGGGGCGTCCCCGCCGTGCAGGACCTCTCCCTCGCCGTTCGCGAGGGCGAGATCCTCGGTATTGCCGGCGTGGATGGGAATGGCCAGGCCGAACTGGTCGAGGCGATCAGCGGGCTCCGGACGGCGGAATCCGGAACCATCCAGCTTTCGGGTGCGGACATCACCGACGACAGCCGGCTCGAACGCATCGACGCCGGGATGGCCTACATTCCCGAGGACCGCCAGGAACGGGGCCTCGTGATGGACTTTCAGCTCGTCGAGAACGGGATTCTGGGGAGCCAGCACTCCGGCCGCTTCGGCCCCGGGCCCCGCCTCAACTGGAACACTGCCAGGAGCCACGCCGAAGACATCGTCGAGGAGTTCGACGTGCGTCCGGGACAGACGGACGTAACAGCAGTGTCACTCTCCGGCGGGAACCAGCAGAAGTTCATCGTGGGCCGGGAGTTCAAGCGCGACCCACGGCTGATGCTCGCGACCCACCCGACCCGGGGCGTGGACGTGGGCTCGACCGAATACATCCACGACCGACTCATCGACCTGCGAGCGGACGGGACGGGCGTGCTTCTGGTCTCCTCGAAACTGGACGAGGTACAGGCGCTCTCGGATCGGCTCGCAGTGATGTACGAGGGAGAACTCGTCGCCGTGGTCGATCCGGATGCCGTCACCGACGAGGAACTGGGGCTGCTCATGGCCGGCGAACGACCCACTGACTTCGAGGCCGCCGATCGATCGGTGGACGTGGAGGGGAGTGTATGA
- a CDS encoding ABC transporter permease: MTLRDRVYDLLDRLTRASGFERVLISLAALTLSMIVGTGLILFAGLLAECSSPAMRLFGLSFCYDPLAVFDKLFLGAFGDPINPAFKPLQGEFASIIRPGFDPLNGQLATTLSETTILIFAGVAVAIAFRAGIFNIGAQGQLVAGALATALALLPIAPHVTGAVGTLLLLIVGLLVGALAGGAFAAIPGALLAYFEANEVITTIMLNFVATSTALYLVANHFKDPESFANQTVALPDHALFPSVIFEARDDFSILALLFGIAMLLGIWYLLNHTAIGYDIRTSGIQPDAAEYGGVNAERTILTGMTLSGALAGIGGAVYVLMMLGNFQVGVPDYGFDGITVSILAGNNPLGVGFAGLLFGVLKSGSVVVDVGTDVPPQLVGVLRGLIILFVAMPEFFRMIGKRVVPADRHDPRGEQE, encoded by the coding sequence ATGACCCTCCGCGATCGCGTCTACGATCTTCTTGATCGCCTGACCCGAGCCTCGGGATTCGAGCGGGTGCTCATCAGCCTGGCGGCACTCACACTGTCGATGATCGTCGGCACCGGACTGATCCTCTTTGCCGGGCTCCTCGCGGAGTGTTCGAGCCCGGCGATGCGCCTGTTCGGACTGAGTTTCTGTTATGATCCGCTTGCGGTCTTCGACAAGCTCTTTTTGGGTGCGTTCGGCGATCCGATCAACCCGGCGTTCAAGCCGCTCCAGGGCGAGTTCGCTTCGATTATCCGCCCCGGCTTTGACCCGCTGAACGGGCAACTGGCGACGACCCTCTCCGAGACGACGATCCTCATCTTCGCGGGAGTGGCAGTCGCCATCGCGTTCCGGGCCGGCATCTTCAACATTGGAGCCCAGGGGCAACTCGTTGCGGGTGCGCTGGCGACGGCACTGGCGCTCCTGCCGATCGCACCCCACGTGACGGGGGCGGTCGGCACGCTCCTGCTCCTGATCGTGGGACTTCTCGTCGGCGCACTCGCTGGCGGGGCCTTCGCGGCGATTCCGGGGGCGTTGCTGGCCTACTTCGAGGCCAACGAGGTCATCACGACGATCATGTTGAACTTCGTCGCCACCTCGACGGCGCTGTACCTCGTTGCAAACCACTTCAAGGACCCCGAAAGTTTCGCGAACCAGACCGTCGCGCTTCCGGACCACGCCCTTTTCCCGAGTGTGATCTTCGAGGCCCGAGACGACTTTTCGATTCTGGCGTTGCTCTTCGGCATCGCGATGCTCCTCGGGATCTGGTATCTGCTCAATCACACCGCGATCGGCTATGACATCCGCACGAGCGGGATTCAGCCCGACGCAGCGGAGTACGGCGGGGTCAACGCCGAGCGGACGATCCTCACGGGGATGACCCTCTCGGGCGCGCTGGCCGGGATCGGTGGGGCCGTCTACGTCCTGATGATGCTCGGGAACTTCCAGGTGGGGGTCCCGGACTACGGGTTCGACGGCATCACCGTCTCGATTCTCGCCGGGAACAACCCACTGGGGGTTGGCTTTGCTGGCCTGCTCTTTGGCGTGCTCAAGAGCGGGTCGGTGGTCGTCGACGTCGGGACGGACGTCCCGCCCCAACTCGTCGGGGTGTTGCGGGGGTTGATCATCCTCTTCGTCGCCATGCCGGAGTTCTTCCGCATGATCGGCAAGCGCGTGGTGCCAGCCGATCGACACGACCCACGGGGTGAGCAAGAATGA
- a CDS encoding ABC transporter permease produces the protein MDRIRSLGVRGSVAVVTLFLLAVIGIIGVFHPESNLGQLFDILTSADTLSSALRLSVPIAFAALGGIFAEKSGVINIGLEGLLIIAAFFGVYATEVTGSVWIGMGAGVLSSTLLAALFGVVCIEFRADQIIAGLAVWLIALGLAPFLSQVIYNGPNTVSVKSLETITIPYLSEIPFFGALFDASPVVYLMFVAVAASWYTLNRTSFGRWVIASGENPKALDTAGVSVRRVRYAAVLLSGVLSGIGGAALSLSLGQFIGNGATMVNGKGFIAIVAYLFGNYNPVGAMLSTLLFAGLEAVQIALQVGNVFAIPQSLVRTIPYLTVVIVLALVGNTRVPEAAGDYYESGEE, from the coding sequence ATGGATCGGATTCGATCGCTCGGCGTCCGCGGGAGCGTCGCAGTCGTGACGTTGTTCCTGCTCGCGGTGATCGGAATCATCGGGGTGTTCCACCCCGAGTCGAACCTCGGACAGCTATTCGACATCCTCACGTCGGCGGACACGCTCTCCTCGGCGCTGCGGCTCTCCGTCCCGATTGCCTTCGCTGCACTCGGTGGCATCTTTGCGGAGAAAAGTGGAGTCATCAACATCGGCCTGGAGGGGCTGCTCATCATCGCCGCCTTCTTCGGGGTGTATGCCACCGAGGTCACCGGGAGCGTCTGGATCGGCATGGGCGCGGGCGTCCTCTCCTCAACGCTTCTCGCGGCCCTTTTCGGCGTGGTCTGTATCGAATTCCGGGCCGACCAGATCATCGCGGGGCTGGCCGTCTGGCTCATCGCGCTGGGACTGGCGCCGTTCCTCTCACAGGTGATCTACAACGGGCCGAACACGGTGAGCGTGAAATCCCTGGAGACGATCACGATTCCCTACCTGTCGGAGATTCCCTTCTTCGGGGCACTCTTCGACGCCTCGCCGGTCGTCTACCTGATGTTCGTCGCGGTCGCGGCCTCCTGGTACACGCTCAACCGGACGTCCTTCGGCCGGTGGGTCATCGCGAGCGGGGAAAACCCCAAGGCCCTCGATACCGCCGGCGTGAGCGTCCGTCGGGTTCGCTATGCCGCCGTGCTGCTCTCGGGCGTGCTCAGCGGCATCGGCGGGGCGGCACTCTCCCTGTCGCTGGGCCAGTTCATCGGCAACGGCGCGACGATGGTCAACGGCAAGGGCTTCATCGCCATCGTGGCCTACCTGTTCGGCAACTACAACCCGGTCGGAGCGATGCTGTCGACGCTGCTCTTTGCCGGCCTCGAAGCCGTGCAGATCGCCCTGCAGGTCGGCAACGTCTTCGCGATCCCACAGTCCCTGGTCCGCACGATCCCGTATCTCACGGTCGTCATCGTGCTGGCGCTGGTCGGGAATACAAGGGTGCCCGAAGCCGCCGGGGACTACTACGAGTCCGGCGAAGAGTAG
- a CDS encoding HAMP domain-containing sensor histidine kinase, translated as MTAYSDLLTDYVDEEGAEHLDTLQESANHAIELTKTARDMADVMLSQEKTSQPNQVDLRATLERELDRADSEFPDAKVTVDGSLPSLQVQANQMLHSVFRNLLTNAVQHNDKDIPEITVSVEPHAKRVVVRIADNGPGIADEQKDEIFGKGEKGLDSAGTGLGLFLVQHLVTRYGGAVRVEDNDPAGSVFAVELLLAGEKGVVESVPNPANYSSPDS; from the coding sequence GTGACTGCGTATAGCGATCTTTTGACCGACTACGTCGACGAGGAGGGGGCGGAGCATCTCGACACGTTACAGGAGAGTGCCAATCACGCGATTGAGCTGACCAAGACCGCACGAGATATGGCCGATGTGATGCTCTCACAGGAGAAGACATCGCAACCGAATCAGGTCGACCTCCGAGCCACACTCGAGCGCGAACTCGACAGGGCCGACTCCGAGTTTCCGGACGCAAAGGTGACCGTCGACGGCTCGCTGCCATCTCTCCAGGTCCAGGCCAACCAGATGCTACACTCGGTGTTCCGCAATCTCCTCACGAATGCGGTCCAGCACAACGACAAGGACATCCCGGAAATCACGGTGTCTGTGGAGCCGCATGCGAAGCGGGTCGTCGTCAGGATTGCGGACAACGGCCCGGGGATAGCCGACGAACAGAAAGACGAAATTTTTGGAAAAGGGGAAAAAGGACTCGACAGTGCCGGGACGGGGCTTGGCCTCTTTCTGGTCCAGCACCTGGTCACTCGGTACGGCGGTGCGGTCCGGGTCGAGGACAACGATCCAGCGGGTTCCGTCTTTGCCGTCGAACTACTCCTGGCCGGTGAGAAGGGAGTCGTTGAATCGGTCCCCAACCCCGCCAACTACTCTTCGCCGGACTCGTAG
- the cdd gene encoding cytidine deaminase: MLRPLLVDVVGQKIAIRSHNHQLQHDRPGTIFPTDPHTRDMDELLNAAREAVSKAYVPYSEYAVGAAIETTAGAIYTGANLEVSNYSNSLHAEEVALSRALMDGHEEFERIAVSAEAADGPTPCGMCRQTLSEFAGPDFVVVVDAQDGPETYRLGELLPHAFSGANLGVE; the protein is encoded by the coding sequence ATGCTCCGCCCCCTCCTCGTCGACGTAGTCGGTCAAAAGATCGCTATACGCAGTCACAACCACCAATTGCAACACGACCGGCCCGGTACCATTTTTCCCACGGATCCCCACACCCGAGACATGGACGAGTTATTGAACGCGGCCCGCGAGGCCGTCTCGAAGGCCTACGTTCCCTACTCCGAGTACGCAGTCGGCGCAGCCATCGAGACCACCGCGGGCGCGATCTACACCGGCGCGAACCTCGAAGTATCGAACTACTCGAACAGCCTGCACGCGGAGGAGGTGGCCCTCTCGCGGGCGCTCATGGACGGCCACGAGGAGTTCGAGCGAATCGCCGTGAGCGCCGAGGCGGCCGACGGGCCGACTCCCTGTGGCATGTGTCGACAGACCCTCTCGGAGTTCGCTGGCCCGGACTTCGTCGTAGTCGTCGACGCCCAGGACGGGCCCGAAACCTACCGACTGGGCGAACTCCTCCCCCACGCCTTTTCCGGAGCAAATCTCGGCGTCGAATAG
- a CDS encoding nucleoside phosphorylase, translating to MDGDSEDPSDETQYHLGVKPADLAEAVLLPGNPDRIETITRFWDRAEQRARHREYRTVTGEYDGTPISVTSTGIGSPSAAIAVEELARAGADTLIRVGSTGAIQPDMEIGDLVITTGGVRQEGTSSEYVREDYPAVADREVTSALVAAAERLGYDYHLGLTMSADSFYAGQGRPGFEGFRAAGSEDLVEELREANVKNIEMEASAILTLSNLYDLRAGAICSVYANRATGEFRTEGDNRAAEVASLAVHLLAEMDRVKEAAGVEHWHPGLTLAD from the coding sequence ATGGACGGCGACAGCGAGGACCCCAGTGACGAGACCCAGTATCACCTCGGCGTAAAGCCAGCAGACCTGGCCGAGGCCGTGCTCCTGCCGGGGAACCCCGATCGCATCGAGACGATCACGCGGTTCTGGGACCGAGCCGAGCAGCGGGCGCGACACCGTGAGTATCGAACGGTCACCGGTGAGTACGACGGGACGCCGATCTCGGTCACCTCCACGGGAATCGGGAGTCCATCGGCGGCAATAGCCGTCGAGGAACTGGCCCGGGCCGGTGCAGATACCTTGATCCGCGTGGGATCGACCGGCGCGATTCAGCCCGATATGGAGATCGGTGACCTGGTCATTACAACTGGGGGCGTCCGCCAGGAGGGGACGAGTTCGGAGTACGTGCGGGAGGATTACCCCGCCGTGGCCGACCGGGAGGTCACGAGCGCGCTCGTGGCCGCCGCCGAACGGCTCGGCTATGACTATCACCTCGGGCTCACGATGAGCGCCGATAGCTTCTACGCGGGCCAGGGTCGTCCCGGGTTCGAGGGCTTTCGAGCCGCCGGGAGCGAAGATCTGGTCGAGGAACTGCGGGAGGCCAACGTGAAGAACATCGAGATGGAGGCGAGTGCGATCCTCACCCTCTCGAATCTCTACGATCTCCGGGCCGGCGCGATCTGTTCGGTGTACGCCAATCGAGCCACCGGCGAGTTCCGCACGGAGGGTGACAACCGGGCCGCGGAGGTCGCCTCGCTCGCAGTTCACCTGCTGGCCGAGATGGACCGGGTGAAGGAAGCCGCCGGCGTGGAGCACTGGCACCCGGGACTCACACTGGCCGACTGA
- a CDS encoding aminotransferase class I/II-fold pyridoxal phosphate-dependent enzyme: MPSKRALETTPFAAMEVLEKAGKLDDVVHLEVGEPDFEPPAVAREVASESAAHGEVSYTNARGKESLREAISDYYERQYGVDVPLNRIFVTPGSSPALLAVMLDVVDPGSEVVLTDPHYAPYPNFVRQAEGTTTTVELDPETGFEPRIADFEAAVGPESAGLLINSPANPTGAVLSPESVEALVDLADRTGTRLISDEIYHGLDFDAEAHSVLEYTDDAFVLDGVSKRYGMTGWRLGWIIAPPDEEEAINRLVQNFLICAPNHVQDAAEAAIREGAGLDSIRDTYRERRDLLLEAARDWGLDMGYTPAGAYYLLLDVSSLPGDAFEVADRILEATGVAMTPGPDFGTQAENTLRASFATSTADIKEAIERLDAYFESA; encoded by the coding sequence ATGCCCTCGAAGCGAGCGTTGGAGACGACCCCTTTTGCGGCCATGGAAGTCTTAGAGAAGGCCGGAAAGCTCGATGACGTCGTTCACCTGGAGGTGGGCGAACCCGACTTCGAACCTCCGGCCGTCGCCAGGGAAGTCGCGAGCGAGTCGGCAGCACATGGAGAGGTGAGCTACACCAACGCCCGCGGCAAAGAATCACTCCGCGAGGCGATCAGTGACTACTACGAGCGGCAGTACGGCGTCGACGTGCCACTGAACCGGATCTTCGTCACGCCCGGCTCGTCGCCAGCGCTCCTGGCCGTGATGCTCGATGTCGTCGATCCCGGCTCGGAGGTCGTCCTCACCGACCCGCATTATGCGCCCTATCCGAACTTCGTCCGACAGGCCGAGGGGACAACGACGACCGTCGAACTGGACCCGGAGACCGGATTCGAGCCCCGCATCGCCGATTTCGAGGCCGCGGTGGGCCCGGAGTCGGCGGGCCTGCTCATCAACTCGCCGGCAAATCCGACCGGGGCCGTCCTCTCGCCGGAGTCGGTCGAGGCGCTGGTCGACCTCGCCGACCGGACCGGGACCCGCTTGATCTCCGACGAGATCTATCACGGCCTGGATTTCGACGCCGAGGCCCACTCGGTGCTTGAGTACACCGACGACGCGTTTGTCCTCGACGGCGTCTCCAAGCGCTATGGGATGACCGGCTGGCGGCTGGGCTGGATCATCGCGCCGCCAGACGAGGAGGAAGCCATCAATCGACTGGTCCAGAACTTCCTGATCTGTGCGCCGAACCACGTCCAGGACGCCGCCGAGGCGGCCATCCGCGAGGGGGCCGGTCTGGACTCGATTCGGGACACCTACCGAGAGCGCCGGGATCTCCTGCTCGAAGCCGCCCGGGATTGGGGGTTGGATATGGGGTATACGCCCGCCGGCGCGTACTACCTCCTGCTCGATGTGAGTTCACTGCCGGGTGATGCCTTCGAGGTGGCCGACCGTATACTCGAAGCGACCGGCGTCGCCATGACGCCGGGCCCGGACTTCGGGACTCAGGCCGAAAACACGTTGCGAGCCTCCTTCGCCACGAGCACGGCGGACATCAAGGAGGCTATCGAGCGGCTGGACGCCTACTTCGAGTCGGCCTGA
- the lrpA1 gene encoding HTH-type transcriptional regulator LrpA1: MNDESTADRILAVLEEDAQASYGEIADRVGVSKPTVRKYITQLEEEGVIVGYSADVDPKKLASTSIAWVGLDVKSECYVDALQSLKEFDAVRTLYTSSGDHMLLAEVRAEDGDRLARFIQESMLTIEGVEEAHPTFLQERIK; the protein is encoded by the coding sequence GTGAACGACGAGTCGACTGCGGATCGCATCCTCGCGGTCCTCGAAGAAGACGCCCAGGCCTCGTACGGCGAGATCGCCGACCGGGTGGGGGTCTCCAAGCCGACGGTCCGAAAGTATATCACGCAACTCGAGGAGGAGGGCGTCATCGTTGGCTACTCGGCTGACGTCGATCCCAAGAAACTCGCCTCGACCTCCATCGCCTGGGTCGGCCTGGACGTGAAAAGCGAGTGCTACGTCGACGCGCTCCAGTCGCTCAAGGAGTTCGATGCGGTCCGGACCCTCTACACGTCGAGTGGCGACCACATGCTCCTGGCGGAGGTCCGAGCCGAGGACGGCGACCGACTGGCCCGGTTCATCCAGGAGTCGATGCTCACGATCGAGGGCGTCGAGGAGGCCCACCCGACCTTTTTGCAAGAACGAATCAAGTGA